In Brassica rapa cultivar Chiifu-401-42 chromosome A06, CAAS_Brap_v3.01, whole genome shotgun sequence, a single window of DNA contains:
- the LOC103871556 gene encoding alpha carbonic anhydrase 7-like isoform X1 yields the protein MGSSSVQCIFFVFIILNFISLSTAASSHGEVEDEHEFNYKKNDDKGPERWGEIKPEWEMCGKGEIQSPIDLMNERVKIVSHLGRLIRDYEASNATIKNRGHDIMLKFEAGAGSIKINGFQYELQQLHWHSPSEHTVNGRRFALELHMVHEGKNGRMAVVTVLYKIGRADTFIRSLEKELEAITDLDDAEKHVRMIDPKQIKIGSRKYYRYIGSLTTPPCTQNVTWSVVRKIRTVTREQVRLLRVAVHDVSFVFPPLNISHLTNKSNVVFLKYIYHITSLTYVLTLISIAYFTSQDISP from the exons ATGGGGAGCTCATCAGTCCAATGCATCTTCTTTGTGTTCATCATTCTCAACTTCATTTCGCTATCGACTGCTGCTTCAAGTCATGGAGAAGTTG AGGATGAACACGAGTTTAACTACAAGAAAAACGACGATAAGGGGCCAGAGAGATGGGGCGAAATTAAACCAGAATGGGAGATGTGTGGAAAAGGAGAGATACAATCTCCTATTGATCTGATGAACGAGAGAGTTAAGATTGTTTCTCATCTTGGACGGCTTATTAGAGACTATGAAGCTTCCAATGCCACTATCAAGAACAGAGGCCATGACATTatg CTAAAATTTGAAGCTGGAGCAGGAAGTATTAAGATCAATGGTTTTCAATACGAACTCCAACAGCTTCACTGGCACTCTCCCTCTGAGCATACGGTCAATGGAAGAAG GTTTGCACTAGAGCTGCATATGGTTCACGAAGGCAAGAATGGGAGAATGGCTGTTGTGACTGTCTTGTACAAGATCGGAAGAGCTGATACTTTTATTAGATCG TTGGAGAAGGAACTAGAGGCCATTACTGATCTGGATGACGCAGAGAAACATGTAAGGATGATTGATCCCAAACAAATTAAGATCGGAAGCAGAAAATATTACAGATACATTGGTTCACTTACCACTCCACCTTGTACCCAGAACGTTACTTGGAGTGTCGTTAGAAAG ATTAGGACCGTGACAAGAGAACAAGTGAGACTTCTCCGTGTGGCTGTACACGATGTAAGTTTTGTTTTCCCCCCCCTCAACATTTCACACTTAACAAACAAAAGCAATGTCgtattcttaaaatatatatatcatataacaTCGTTAACTTATGTTCTCACACTGATCTCAATTGCATATTTCACAAGTCAAGATATAAGTCCATAG
- the LOC103871553 gene encoding alpha carbonic anhydrase 5 has translation MKRPSIVRVIFLIVISITTASGSPDHGEVEDETEFNYEKGGEKGPEKWGTLKPEWKMCGNGTMQSPIDLTDKRVFIDHNLGPLRSHYLPSNATIKNRGHDIMLEFEGGNAGMGITINGTVYQLQQLHWHSPSEHTINGKRFVLEQHMLHQSKDGRLAVVAFLYSLGRPDSFLLSLEKQLKRITDAHESEDFVSLIDPRAVNFKTKFYYRYLGSLTTPPCSENVTWSISREMRTVTLKQLNLLRVSVHDQSNTNARPLQRQNGRPVKFYLPAWHI, from the exons ATGAAGAGACCATCAATTGTACGCGTCATTTTCCTTATCGTCATCTCTATTACCACTGCCTCGGGTTCACCAGACCATGGAGAAGTTG AGGACGAAACGGAGTTTAACTACGAGAAGGGAGGAGAGAAGGGGCCAGAGAAATGGGGAACACTAAAGCCAGAATGGAAAATGTGTGGAAACGGCACGATGCAGTCACCTATTGATCTTACGGACAAAAGAGTCTTCATTGATCATAATCTTGGACCGTTACGCAGCCATTATTTACCTTCTAATGCCACCATTAAGAACAGAGGCCATGATATCATG TTGGAATTTGAAGGAGGGAATGCAGGTATGGGTATAACTATCAATGGTACTGTATATCAACTTCAACAGCTTCATTGGCACTCTCCTTCCGAACACACCATCAACGGCAAAAG gtttgTTCTCGAGCAACACATGCTTCATCAGAGCAAAGATGGACGCTTAGCCGTTGTGGCGTTCTTGTACAGCTTGGGACGACCTGACTCTTTTCTCCTTTCG ttggaAAAACAATTGAAGAGGATAACTGATGCACATGAGTCCGAGGATTTTGTCAGTTTGATTGATCCTAGAGCAgtcaatttcaaaacaaaattctaTTACAGATATTTAGGATCACTTACAACTCCTCCATGTTCTGAAAACGTTACTTGGTCCATTTCTAGAGAG ATGAGGACTGTGACATTGAAACAGTTGAACTTGCTTCGCGTGTCTGTACACGAT CAATCTAATACGAATGCTAGACCGCTTCAACGGCAAAACGGGCGTCCCGTGAAATTTTACTTACCAGCATGGCATATTTAA
- the LOC103871697 gene encoding alpha carbonic anhydrase 7-like: MESSPIRCIFFVFIIFTLFSFSTAATSNGEVEDEREFNYKKNDDKGPDRWGEIKPEWEMCGKGELQSPIDMMNERVKIVSHLGRLIRDYEPSNATIKNRGHDIMLKFEDGAGSIKINGFQYELQQLHWHSPSEHTVNGRRFALELHMVHEGKNGRMAVVTVLYKIGRADTFIRSLEKELEAITDLDDAEKHVRMIDPKQIKIGSRKYYRYIGSLTTPPCTQNVTWSVVRKIRTVTREQVRLLRVAVHDDSLTNARPVQPINKRMVHLYRPRV; the protein is encoded by the exons ATGGAGAGCTCACCAATCCGATGCATCTTCTTTGTGTTTATCATTTTCACCCTCTTTTCGTTTTCGACTGCTGCTACAAGTAATGGAGAAGTTG AGGACGAACGCGAGTTTAACTACAAGAAGAACGATGATAAGGGGCCAGACAGATGGGGCGAAATTAAACCGGAATGGGAGATGTGTGGAAAAGGAGAGTTACAATCTCCCATTGATATGATGAACGAGAGAGTTAAGATTGTTTCTCATCTTGGACGGCTTATTAGAGACTATGAACCTTCCAATGCCACTATCAAGAACAGAGGCCATGACATTAtg CTAAAATTTGAAGATGGAGCAGGAAGTATTAAGATCAATGGTTTTCAATATGAACTCCAACAGCTTCACTGGCACTCTCCCTCTGAGCATACGGTCAACGGAAGAAG GTTTGCACTTGAGCTGCATATGGTTCACGAAGGCAAGAATGGGAGAATGGCTGTTGTGACTGTCTTGTACAAGATCGGAAGAGCTGATACTTTTATCAGATCG TTGGAGAAGGAATTAGAGGCCATTACCGATCTGGATGACGCAGAGAAACATGTAAGGATGATTGATCCCAAACAAATTAAGATCGGAAGCAGAAAATATTACAGATACATAGGCTCACTTACCACTCCTCCTTGTACCCAGAACGTTACTTGGAGTGTCGTTAGAAAG ATTAGGACCGTGACAAGGGAACAAGTGAGGCTTCTCCGTGTGGCTGTGCACGat GACTCCCTGACGAATGCGAGGCCGGTTCAACCAATAAACAAGCGCATGGTTCACTTATACAGACCAAGAGTTTAG
- the LOC103871555 gene encoding pentatricopeptide repeat-containing protein At1g08070, chloroplastic yields the protein MALSYPPLAVPSFYPFHFLPSSCDPPYDILQTHPSLSLLSNCKTHQSLRETHAQMVKTGLHNTNYALSKLLELCVVSPHFDGLPYAVSVFETIQEPNLLIWNTMLRGHASSSDPVSALELYLRMVSIGHLPNAYTFPFLLKSCAKSKTFEEGRQIHAQVLKLGCDRDRYVHTSLISMYARNGRLEDARKVFDTSSQRDVVSCTALITGYASRGDVRSARKVFDEMPERDVVSWNAMITGYVENGGYEEALELFKEMMRTNVRPDEGTLVTVLSACAQSGSIELGREIHTMVDDHHGFGSSLKIVNGLIGLYSKCGDVEIASGLFEGLSCKDVVSWNTLIGGYTHMNLYKEALLLFQEMLRSGESPNDVTMLSVLPACAHLGAIDIGRWIHVYIDKRLKGVTNETSLRTSLIDMYAKCGDIEAAHQVFNSMIRRSLSSWNAMIFGFAMHGRANAAFNLFSKMRNNGFEPDDITFVGLLSACSHSGLLDLGRHIFRSMTHDYNITPKLEHYGCMIDLLGHSGLFKEAEEMINTMSMEPDGVIWCSLLKACKMHGNLELAESFAQKLIEIEPENSGSYVLLSNIYAAAGRWEDVARIRAVLNGKGMKKVPGCSSIEIDSVVHEFIIGDKLHPQSIEIYGMLEEMDVLLEEAGFVPDTSEVLQEMEEEWKEGALRHHSEKLAIAFGLISTKPGTKLTVVKNLRVCRNCHEATKLISKIYKREIVARDRTRFHHFRDGVCSCCDYW from the coding sequence ATGGCTCTCTCTTATCCTCCTCTTGCAGTTCCCTCTTTTTACCCATTCCACTTCCTTCCTTCTTCCTGTGATCCTCCCTACGACATTCTTCAAACCCACCCTTCTCTTTCCCTCCTCTCCAATTGCAAAACCCACCAATCTCTCCGTGAAACCCACGCTCAGATGGTCAAAACGGGGCTCCACAACACCAACTACGCTCTCAGCAAGCTCCTCGAGCTCTGCGTTGTTTCTCCACACTTCGACGGTCTCCCTTACGCGGTATCTGTCTTCGAAACGATTCAGGAGCCGAACCTGTTGATTTGGAACACAATGCTTCGTGGGCACGCGTCGAGTTCGGACCCTGTTTCGGCTCTGGAGCTGTATCTTCGTATGGTTTCGATTGGGCATCTTCCTAACGCCTACACGTTTCCGTTTCTGTTGAAATCTTGTGCAAAGTCGAAGACTTTCGAGGAAGGGAGACAGATCCACGCGCAGGTTTTGAAGCTTGGGTGTGATCGTGATCGATATGTGCACACTTCTCTGATCTCTATGTACGCGAGAAACGGTAGATTGGAAGATGCACGTAAGGTGTTCGATACAAGTTCTCAACGAGACGTGGTTTCCTGCACAGCTTTGATCACGGGTTATGCGTCCAGAGGCGATGTTCGAAGCGCACggaaggtgttcgatgaaatgcctgagagaGATGTTGTGTCATGGAATGCAATGATCACAGGGTATGTGGAAAACGGTGGTTATGAAGAAGCGTTAGAGTTGTTTAAAGAGATGATGAGGACGAACGTTAGGCCAGACGAGGGTACATTGGTCACTGTACTTTCTGCTTGTGCTCAGTCTGGTAGTATTGAATTGGGTCGTGAGATACATACAATGGTTGATGATCATCATGGGTTTGGTTCAAGTCTCAAGATTGTTAACGGTCTTATCGGTTTGTACTCAAAATGTGGTGACGTGGAGATAGCATCTGGTCTGTTCGAGGGGTTGTCGTGCAAGGATGTAGTTTCATGGAATACTTTGATCGGTGGTTACACGCATATGAATCTTTACAAAGAAGCGTTGCTGTTGTTTCAGGAGATGCTGAGATCAGGTGAAAGTCCAAACGATGTGACAATGCTAAGTGTTCTTCCTGCTTGTGCACACCTTGGAGCCATCGATATTGGAAGATGGATTCATGTGTACATCGACAAGAGATTAAAGGGTGTTACAAATGAAACTTCTCTCCGGACCAGCCTGATCGACATGTATGCCAAATGTGGTGACATAGAGGCAGCACATCAAGTTTTCAACAGCATGATCCGTAGAAGCTTGTCGTCTTGGAACGCAATGATATTTGGATTTGCGATGCACGGGAGAGCCAATGCAGCGTTTAATCTTTTCTCAAAAATGAGAAATAATGGGTTTGAACCAGACGATATCACCTTTGTTGGTTTATTGTCTGCTTGTAGCCATTCCGGTTTGTTAGACCTTGGACGCCATATTTTCAGATCAATGACACATGACTacaacataacccctaaactagAGCACTACGGGTGCATGATTGACCTTCTAGGCCATTCGGGTCTATTCAAAGAAGCGGAAGAGATGATAAACACGATGTCAATGGAGCCTGATGGAGTGATTTGGTGCTCTCTTCTCAAAGCTTGCAAGATGCATGGGAATCTTGAACTGGCGGAATCATTTGCACAGAAGCTCATTGAGATTGAACCTGAAAACTCAGGTTCTTATGTTCTTCTATCAAACATATACGCCGCAGCAGGAAGATGGGAAGATGTAGCAAGAATACGAGCGGTTCTCAACGGTAAAGGTATGAAGAAAGTTCCCGGTTGCAGCTCCATTGAAATAGACTCTGTGGTCCATGAGTTCATCATTGGGGATAAACTCCATCCACAGAGTATAGAAATTTACGGGATGTTAGAAGAGATGGATGTGCTACTGGAGGAAGCAGGGTTTGTTCCGGATACCTCTGAAGTGTTGCAGGAGATGGAAGAGGAATGGAAAGAAGGAGCATTGAGGCATCACAGCGAGAAGCTAGCTATTGCATTTGGGTTGATCAGTACGAAACCTGGGACTAAGCTTACAGTAGTGAAGAATCTAAGAGTGTGCAGAAATTGTCATGAGGCTACAAAGCTTATATCAAAGATATACAAAAGGGAGATTGTTGCTAGAGACAGAACTCGGTTCCACCATTTCAGGGATGGTGTGTGTTCTTGCTGTGACTACTGGTAA
- the LOC108872196 gene encoding proline-rich protein 36-like, with product MAGESYLRPPPHPPSSPPPHVPDPASFPPLSTSLGSHSFAPIPFSSHHSPWNLPMVKSPVIGPSVLVSSSTTTPSLVTAEGEATTTPVSTEQAVTTSSNLSKDLQSSAAPAMNVSGPLLTSDPILQSQPLQNPTDGAPTSPSAPSKTSIPTGTNSTNSKAPRSHTVKPLPNNWAKSLQQSTDKTLKKVTNPSFSADGTPRIKIPDSVFQKGADLHQDFILGVFLGKTPAYAQIQSVLTHIWGRGLKLEIHLRPESRSMLVRIPNSTIRKKIVDQEFWHIGNVLFYVAQWSASVATQPPSFTSIPLWAHFKGIPFDLYTQEGLGRVGDLIGHPLEVDDFTMRRVNINIAHIKCRVDCTKPLPRSGELERDNGEVVTVDIDYPWTPPICPCCNELGHLETHCPSSKWKPSKPAPVKERPLKTVPASSSSPSGCSHSEPIAPSSSPPQEDSMAWEPSIIAHGAQTSPILSLETPANPPASRESSPEVSVVGLLQPSDSVGTSSTPTPFSFSSSPPSLPFTTPHSSCLPPVTDDGILLTPPSSPPPSPSTVVFAKNFTKDTLLLPEAITHLLALPAVHHPRPINPKNFKKPLSPSHPPPSKYLLSINPFACLATPPAEPPSPSGPAPSSDPSFPSSSSSSSDFTTPAVGSFLSEGETQNL from the coding sequence ATGGCTGGAGAATCTTATCTCCGGCCACCACCACACCCACCATCCTCTCCTCCTCCACATGTTCCTGACCCAGCCTCATTCCCGCCTCTCTCCACCTCCCTTGGTTCCCATTCCTTTGCGCCCATCCCATTCTCAAGCCACCACTCGCCCTGGAATTTGCCTATGGTGAAATCTCCTGTTATTGGCCCCTCTGTTCTTGTATCTAGTTCCACCACTACTCCCTCGCTGGTAACAGCAGAAGGAGAAGCAACCACTACTCCTGTGTCAACTGAACAGGCAGTTACTACCAGTTCAAACTTAAGCAAAGACCTTCAGAGTTCAGCAGCACCAGCCATGAATGTCTCTGGTCCTCTGCTTACTTCCGACCCCATTCTTCAATCCCAACCCCTCCAAAACCCTACTGATGGTGCTCCTACTAGCCCTTCAGCCCCTTCTAAAACTTCAATTCCAACAGGCACCAACTCCACTAACTCAAAAGCCCCAAGGAGCCATACAGTTAAACCTCTCCCAAATAACTGGGCGAAGAGTCTCCAACAATCTACTGATAAAACTCTAAAAAAGGTTACTAACCCTAGTTTCTCTGCTGATGGCACGCCAAGGATAAAAATCCCAGACTCGGTTTTCCAAAAAGGAGCAGATCTGCATCAAGACTTCATCTTAGGAGTTTTCCTTGGAAAAACTCCAGCCTATGCTCAAATCCAGAGTGTTCTAACCCACATCTGGGGGCGTGGCTTGAAATTGGAGATTCACCTGCGACCAGAGTCAAGATCAATGTTAGTAAGGATACCTAACTCGACAATAAGGAAGAAAATTGTGGACCAGGAATTCTGGCATATAGGAAACGTACTTTTCTATGTTGCTCAATGGTCTGCTTCAGTCGCGACTCAGCCTCCCTCATTCACCTCAATCCCTCTTTGGGCTCATTTCAAGGGTATACCCTTTGATTTATATACCCAAGAAGGCCTCGGCAGAGTAGGAGACCTCATTGGTCACCCTCTTGAAGTAGACGACTTTACCATGAGGAGAGTGAACATTAATATTGCACATATTAAATGCAGAGTTGATTGCACCAAACCTTTGCCTCGTAGTGGAGAACTCGAAAGAGACAATGGCGAAGTTGTTACTGTTGATATTGATTACCCTTGGACCCCTCCCATCTGTCCCTGCTGCAATGAATTGGGTCATCTGGAGACTCATTGCCCTTCTAGTAAATGGAAACCTTCCAAACCTGCACCGGTAAAAGAAAGACCATTGAAGACTGTCCCAGCCagctcttcttctccttcaggGTGCAGCCACAGCGAGCCAATAGCTCCATCTAGTTCTCCTCCTCAAGAGGACTCTATGGCTTGGGAACCTTCAATCATTGCTCATGGTGCCCAGACGTCTCCAATTCTCTCTCTCGAGACTCCGGCTAACCCTCCCGCTTCTCGGGAATCCTCTCCTGAGGTCTCTGTAGTTGGACTTCTACAGCCTTCTGATTCTGTAGGAACCTCATCTACCCCCACTCCCTTTAGTTTctcctcctctcctccctcTCTGCCTTTTACTACCCCTCACTCTTCTTGTCTCCCTCCTGTCACTGATGATGGTATTTTGTTAACTCCCCCCTCCTCTCCTCCTCCATCGCCTTCCACTGTAGTGTTTGCGAAAAACTTTACTAAAGATACTCTCTTACTACCTGAAGCAATAACCCATCTCCTCGCCCTCCCTGCTGTCCATCATCCTCGCCCCATCAATccaaaaaactttaaaaaaccCCTGTCCCCATCCCATCCCCCACCTAGTAAGTACCTCTTATCTATCAACCCTTTCGCCTGTCTTGCTACCCCCCCTGCTGAACCACCCTCTCCCTCCGGTCCTGCGCCCTCCTCTGATCCCTCTTTTCCctcatcctcatcttcatcCTCAGATTTTACTACCCCCGCTGTGGGTTCTTTCCTATCAGAAGGAGAGACCCAAAACCTATAA
- the LOC103871556 gene encoding alpha carbonic anhydrase 7-like isoform X2 yields the protein MGSSSVQCIFFVFIILNFISLSTAASSHGEVEDEHEFNYKKNDDKGPERWGEIKPEWEMCGKGEIQSPIDLMNERVKIVSHLGRLIRDYEASNATIKNRGHDIMLKFEAGAGSIKINGFQYELQQLHWHSPSEHTVNGRRFALELHMVHEGKNGRMAVVTVLYKIGRADTFIRSLEKELEAITDLDDAEKHVRMIDPKQIKIGSRKYYRYIGSLTTPPCTQNVTWSVVRKIRTVTREQVRLLRVAVHDDSLTNARPVQPINKRVVRLYRPRV from the exons ATGGGGAGCTCATCAGTCCAATGCATCTTCTTTGTGTTCATCATTCTCAACTTCATTTCGCTATCGACTGCTGCTTCAAGTCATGGAGAAGTTG AGGATGAACACGAGTTTAACTACAAGAAAAACGACGATAAGGGGCCAGAGAGATGGGGCGAAATTAAACCAGAATGGGAGATGTGTGGAAAAGGAGAGATACAATCTCCTATTGATCTGATGAACGAGAGAGTTAAGATTGTTTCTCATCTTGGACGGCTTATTAGAGACTATGAAGCTTCCAATGCCACTATCAAGAACAGAGGCCATGACATTatg CTAAAATTTGAAGCTGGAGCAGGAAGTATTAAGATCAATGGTTTTCAATACGAACTCCAACAGCTTCACTGGCACTCTCCCTCTGAGCATACGGTCAATGGAAGAAG GTTTGCACTAGAGCTGCATATGGTTCACGAAGGCAAGAATGGGAGAATGGCTGTTGTGACTGTCTTGTACAAGATCGGAAGAGCTGATACTTTTATTAGATCG TTGGAGAAGGAACTAGAGGCCATTACTGATCTGGATGACGCAGAGAAACATGTAAGGATGATTGATCCCAAACAAATTAAGATCGGAAGCAGAAAATATTACAGATACATTGGTTCACTTACCACTCCACCTTGTACCCAGAACGTTACTTGGAGTGTCGTTAGAAAG ATTAGGACCGTGACAAGAGAACAAGTGAGACTTCTCCGTGTGGCTGTACACGAT GACTCGCTGACGAATGCCAGACCGGTTCAACCAATCAACAAGCGCGTGGTTCGCTTATACAGACCAAGAGTTTAG